The DNA segment CCGCCGGTGGACACATGGCTCATCTTTTTCGCCACACCCGCTTTTTTAACCGCGCTGGCGGAATCGCCGCCGCCGATGACGGTCACCGCGTTGCCCGAGGCCATAGCCTCTGCAATGGCGAAGGTGCCTTTTTCAAATCCCGCCACTTCAAACACGCCCATAGGGCCGTTCCAAACAATGGTCTTGGCCTTGGCCACTTCCGCCTTGAACAGCTCGATGCTTTTGGGGCCGATGTCCAATCCCATCATGCCGTTGGGAATTTCCTCTCCTTCTGTCACTTGGGCGGTGTTCTCTTTGCCGGCGGTGGGAAACTCGGCGGCGATCACATGGTCCACTGGCAACAGCAAGGTGACTTTTTTCTCCACTGCTGTTTTCAAATAGGCTTTCGCCTTGTCGACAAACTCTGCTTCGACGCGCGAAGTGCCGACCGCCACGCCTTTAGCCTTTAAAAACGTATAGGCCATGGCGCCGCCGATGATCAAGCTGTCTACTTTATTGAGCAGATTCTCGATGACGAGAATTTTATCGCTGACCTTGGCGCCGCCGAGGATCGCCAGCAGCGGCCGTTGCGGATTGTCAAACACTTTGGCAAAATACTCCAGTTCCTTGCTCATCAGATA comes from the bacterium genome and includes:
- a CDS encoding phosphoglycerate kinase → MNKMTIDDLDLKGKRVLIRVDFNVPLTAELTVSDDKRIVAALPTIQKVMESGGKAILMSHLGRPDGEKKMEFSLKPVADALAKLISKPVAFAPDCVGAQAEAVVAAMKPGDVALLENLRFYPEEEGKKAGVKMTSEERQWFIDGLCKLADVYIDDAFGTAHRNHASMAGVPKKLGLGASGYLMSKELEYFAKVFDNPQRPLLAILGGAKVSDKILVIENLLNKVDSLIIGGAMAYTFLKAKGVAVGTSRVEAEFVDKAKAYLKTAVEKKVTLLLPVDHVIAAEFPTAGKENTAQVTEGEEIPNGMMGLDIGPKSIELFKAEVAKAKTIVWNGPMGVFEVAGFEKGTFAIAEAMASGNAVTVIGGGDSASAVKKAGVAKKMSHVSTGGGASLELMEGKVLPGVAALTDKK